In Spinacia oleracea cultivar Varoflay chromosome 5, BTI_SOV_V1, whole genome shotgun sequence, a single window of DNA contains:
- the LOC110781381 gene encoding glycine-rich cell wall structural protein-like: MVKFLRAFGVSFLVLSLVVVFVGLAEGRQLEEKNKVDKEGCVGEEGGGKGGGYGGGQGGGIGGGYGGGVGGGHGVGGGYGGGHEGGGVGGGGGYGGGHGGGAGGGVGGGYGGGHQGGGVGGGHGGGAGGGIGGGYGGGHEGGGIGGGHGGGVGGGHGGGIGGGYGGGHEGGGVGGGHGGGAGGGVGGGYEGGHEGGGVGGGHGSGGGGGIGGGYGGSQGGGAGGGHEGGGVGGGHGGGAGGGVGGGYGGGHEGGGVGVGGGHGGGAGGGVGGGYGGGHEGGGVGVGGGHGSGAGGGVGGGYGGSHGGGAGGGIGGGYGGGHEGGGVGGGHGGGAGGGVGGGYGGGHEGGGVGVGGGHGSGSGGGVGGGYGGGHEGGGVGVGHGGGAGGGVGGGYGGGHEGGGVGGGIGGGHGGSVGGGGYGGGHEGGVGGGYGGGVGGGSGGGVGGGYGGGHGGGGGAGGGYGGGHEGGYGGGYGGGAGSGVGGGYGGGAGGGHGGEYGGGGY, translated from the coding sequence atggtGAAGTTTTTGAGAGCTTTTGGAGTGTCATTTCTAGTGTTATCACTTGTTGTGGTGTTTGTAGGGTTGGCTGAGGGAAGACAATTAGAGGAAAAGAATAAAGTTGATAAGGAGGGTTGTGTAGGAGAGGAAGGTGGTGGTAAAGGAGGGGGTTATGGAGGTGGTCAGGGAGGCGGCATTGGTGGTGGATATGGAGGTGGTGTTGGAGGAGGTCATGGAGTTGGTGGTGGTTATGGAGGTGGCCATGAAGGTGGTggtgtaggaggaggaggaggctATGGAGGGGGCCATGGAGGTGGTGCAGGAGGCGGAGTTGGTGGTGGCTATGGAGGTGGCCACCAAGGTGGTGGTGTAGGAGGAGGCCATGGAGGTGGTGCAGGAGGGGGTATTGGCGGTGGATATGGAGGTGGCCATGAAGGTGGTGGTAtaggaggaggacatggaggtgGTGTAGGAGGAGGTCACGGAGGAGGTATTGGAGGTGGGTATGGAGGTGGCCACGAAGGTGGTGGTGTAGGAGGTGGCCATGGAGGTGGTGCAGGAGGAGGTGTTGGTGGTGGATACGAAGGTGGACATGAGGGTGGTGGAGTAGGAGGAGGCCATGGAAGTGGAGGTGGAGGAGGAATTGGTGGTGGTTATGGAGGAAGCCAAGGAGGTGGTGCTGGAGGAGGCCATGAAGGTGGTGGCGTAGGAGGAGGCCATGGAGGTGGTGCCGGAGGAGGAGTTGGAGGTGGTTATGGAGGAGGCCATGAAGGTGGTGGTGTAGGAGTAGGAGGAGGGCATGGAGGTGGTGCTGGAGGAGGAGTTGGAGGTGGTTATGGAGGAGGCCATGAAGGTGGTGGTGTAGGAGTAGGAGGGGGTCATGGAAGTGGAGCAGGAGGAGGAGTTGGTGGTGGTTATGGAGGAAGCCATGGAGGTGGTGCCGGAGGAGGAATTGGGGGTGGTTATGGAGGAGGCCATGAAGGTGGTGGCGTAGGAGGAGGGCATGGAGGTGGTGCTGGAGGAGGAGTTGGAGGTGGTTATGGAGGAGGCCATGAAGGTGGTGGTGTAGGAGTAGGAGGGGGTCATGGAAGTGGATCAGGAGGAGGAGTTGGTGGTGGTTATGGAGGAGGCCATGAAGGCGGTGGTGTTGGAGTAGGACATGGAGGTGGTGCAGGAGGAGGTGTTGGTGGTGGTTATGGGGGAGGCCATGAAGGTGGTGGTGTAGGAGGAGGTATTGGAGGCGGACATGGGGGTAGCGTAGGAGGTGGTGGCTATGGAGGTGGCCATGAAGGCGGTGTTGGTGGTGGGTATGGAGGTGGAGTTGGAGGAGGTTCCGGTGGTGGTGTTGGTGGGGGCTATGGAGGAGGTCATGGAGGTGGAGGAGGTGCTGGTGGAGGATACGGAGGTGGCCATGAAGGAGGCTATGGAGGTGGATACGGAGGAGGAGCTGGTAGTGGAGTCGGTGGAGGATATGGTGGCGGCGCCGGAGGAGGTCATGGAGGAGAATACGGAGGAGGCGGCTACTAA
- the LOC110776750 gene encoding exportin-2 — MAINPETLQFLSQCFLNSLSPNPEPRRQAEASIAEAAEQPNYGLAVLTLIRSPGVGPEIQQAAAVNFKNYLKARWAPAARRSEPNVVLLNPIPDDEKKLIKEHIVSLMLDSTPRIQAQLSEALVVIGKYDFPRQWTELLPMLNNRLQQALSGGGNYAAINGILGTANSLFKKFRHGYGTTDLRLDLRYCLDNFAVPLLQLFSHIASLIDSGVSSGASAADLKSLFESQRLCCRIFYSFNFQELPDLFEDNMEPFIVVFGKYLTTTYPSLEQGGELALVDNLRAAICELLTLYVERTEEPFERYVGEFERAVRSLLVTVSASSGRDHLAITSIKFLTMVSKMAHHYKLFDDASLDQICRSIVIPNVMLREEDEELFEFNYIEFIRRDMEGSDVDTKRRAACELLKGIATHYREKVAPMVNSVIQTMLATAGENPASNWKYKDSAIYLVISLSPAKATGPNVLTGCFDLQSFFTLVVVPELQSQDVNSYPLLKAGALKFLTVFRDQLPKTSVMPLVPEVLRFLGSESNVIHSYAAIFIDKVLLVKDEGGRARYFASDIAPFLPVLLSNLFRALKFPESEENQYILKCIMRVLGVADVSNDIAASCMSGMATILNEVCRNPKNPIFNHYLFEAVAVLIRRVCDKDPSVIALFETSLFPSLQTILTNNVIEFFPYAFQLLAQLVELNRPPLPPHYMQFFYLLLLPDLWTKSADVPALVRLLQAFLRMAPNELNQGGKLDDVLNIYSKLLPSPRTEEQAFFVLNTVVENLAYGVIKEYLPKILVSLLTRLQNNPTPKFVRSFLIFVSLFMVKHRWNNLVDAMDKIQNGLFLNILDKIWIQNLKQITGATETKLTAVASTKLICECPALLDPAASKVWGKMLDSIVTLVTRPEEERVVEEPEVPDFAETGNYSAAFIRLYNVNKRDDDPLREINDPKQFLLASLRNLPDFATGKYGQVISENVDPANQAALSQLFNTA; from the coding sequence ATGGCAATCAACCCAGAAACGCTGCAGTTTCTGTCACAATGTTTTTTGAACTCTCTCTCCCCTAACCCCGAGCCTCGCCGCCAAGCTGAGGCAAGTATTGCTGAGGCAGCTGAGCAACCTAATTACGGGCTGGCTGTTCTTACTCTCATTCGTAGCCCTGGCGTTGGCCCGGAGATCCAGCAAGCTGCAGCAGTGAACTTTAAGAACTATCTGAAAGCTCGATGGGCTCCAGCAGCAAGGCGCTCTGAACCTAATGTTGTTTTGCTGAACCCTATTCCCGATGATGAAAAGAAGCTGATTAAAGAGCATATCGTGTCTTTAATGTTGGATTCAACACCTCGTATCCAAGCTCAGCTCAGTGAGGCATTGGTAGTCATTGGCAAGTATGATTTTCCCAGGCAGTGGACAGAGTTGCTTCCTATGCTCAATAATAGGCTTCAGCAAGCACTCAGTGGTGGTGGTAATTATGCTGCTATAAATGGTATTCTTGGGACTGCCAATTCATTGTTTAAGAAGTTTCGACATGGGTACGGGACAACTGATTTGAGGTTGGATTTAAGGTATTGTTTGGATAATTTTGCTGTCCCATTGTTGCAGTTGTTCTCCCATATTGCATCTCTGATTGACTCTGGTGTCAGTTCTGGTGCTTCTGCGGCAGACTTAAAGTCCCTATTTGAGTCACAGAGGCTGTGTTGTAGAATTTTTTATTCCTTTAACTTTCAAGAGTTGCCTGACCTCTTTGAAGATAACATGGAACCATTTATAGTTGTATTTGGAAAATATCTAACTACTACATACCCATCCCTTGAACAAGGAGGGGAACTGGCTCTTGTTGATAATCTTCGTGCAGCTATTTGTGAACTTCTGACCCTTTATGTCGAGAGGACAGAGGAGCCTTTTGAAAGATATGTGGGTGAATTTGAGAGAGCAGTGCGGAGCCTCCTTGTTACTGTGTCTGCATCTTCAGGTCGTGATCATCTTGCTATAACTTCTATAAAGTTCTTGACAATGGTCAGCAAAATGGCACACCACTACAAGCTCTTCGATGATGCTTCCTTGGATCAAATATGTAGAAGCATTGTCATCCCAAATGTGATGCTTAGAGAAGAAGACGAAGAGCTCTTTGAGTTTAATTATATTGAGTTTATAAGACGGGATATGGAAGGGAGTGATGTTGATACTAAGAGAAGAGCTGCATGTGAACTTCTTAAAGGAATTGCAACTCACTACAGAGAGAAGGTTGCTCCCATGGTGAATAGCGTCATACAGACCATGTTGGCAACAGCTGGTGAGAACCCAGCTTCGAATTGGAAATACAAGGACTCTGCTATTTATCTGGTTATATCACTAAGCCCTGCAAAAGCTACAGGTCCCAATGTTTTGACGGGCTGTTTCGATCTGCAATCGTTCTTTACTTTGGTTGTTGTTCCAGAGTTGCAGAGTCAAGATGTTAATTCATACCCATTGCTCAAGGCAGGTGCACTTAAATTTTTAACAGTATTCAGAGACCAGCTTCCAAAGACTAGTGTCATGCCCTTGGTTCCTGAAGTGTTACGATTTCTTGGTTCTGAGTCAAATGTGATCCACTCTTATGCAGCTATTTTTATTGACAAGGTTCTGCTGGTTAAAGATGAAGGGGGTAGAGCTAGATATTTTGCATCTGATATTGCACCTTTTCTCCCTGTGCTGTTAAGTAACCTTTTTAGAGCTCTGAAGTTTCCTGAATCCGAGGAGAACCAGTATATTTTGAAGTGTATTATGCGGGTCCTTGGTGTTGCGGATGTTTCCAATGATATTGCTGCTAGTTGCATGTCTGGTATGGCTACTATTCTGAATGAAGTGTGCAGGAACCCTAAAAATCCTATATTTAATCACTATCTCTTTGAGGCTGTTGCTGTGCTTATAAGACGGGTGTGTGATAAGGACCCCTCTGTCATAGCACTATTTGAAACTAGCCTTTTTCCAAGCCTTCAGACAATTCTAACAAACAATGTCATTGAGTTCTTCCCATACGCGTTCCAGCTACTGGCACAGCTTGTTGAATTGAATAGACCGCCTTTGCCACCACACTACATGCAGTTCTTTTACCTTCTTTTGCTTCCTGATTTGTGGACCAAATCTGCTGATGTTCCAGCCCTTGTGCGATTGCTTCAGGCTTTCCTTCGGATGGCCCCCAATGAACTTAATCAAGGTGGAAAGCTTGATGATGTACTCAATATATACAGCAAGCTTCTTCCTTCTCCAAGGACAGAGGAACAAGCTTTTTTTGTGCTCAATACAGTTGTTGAGAACCTTGCGTACGGAGTTATTAAGGAATATCTTCCGAAAATTCTGGTTTCTTTGTTGACCCGTCTCCAGAATAACCCGACCCCAAAGTTTGTAAGGTCCTTTCTCATATTTGTGTCTCTCTTTATGGTCAAGCATCGTTGGAACAATCTTGTTGACGCCATGGACAAGATTCAGAATGGTCTGTTTCTTAATATCTTGGACAAGATCTGGATTCAAAATCTTAAACAGATCACTGGTGCCACTGAGACTAAGTTAACTGCAGTGGCTTCTACGAAACTCATCTGTGAATGCCCTGCCCTTTTAGATCCTGCAGCTTCTAAAGTTTGGGGTAAAATGTTAGATAGCATTGTTACTCTTGTTACTAGGCCAGAAGAAGAGAGAGTAGTGGAAGAGCCCGAAGTTCCAGATTTTGCTGAGACTGGGAACTATTCTGCTGCATTTATTCGGCTTTATAATGTTAATAAAAGAGACGACGATCCACTTAGGGAAATTAATGATCCAAAGCAATTTTTGTTAGCTTCCTTGAGGAATCTTCCGGACTTTGCCACTGGGAAATATGGACAAGTTATCAGTGAGAATGTTGATCCTGCCAATCAAGCTGCATTGTCTCAGCTTTTCAACACTGCCTAA
- the LOC110776759 gene encoding pentatricopeptide repeat-containing protein GUN1, chloroplastic has protein sequence MASSTPPHCSITAPSKPHQIASSSSSHKTLQQQQQPHLQRRFTSQKVCASPRNPANSLSKANKAPNFLSPLPTPNKTHLSPDFSGKKSTRFVSKLHFNRQRSSLSTRHSPVAEDFLTQSSAATVDDDQFQVLLMGFQARLSGSEDFCFLLRELGNRGESSKAVVCYDFAVQRESKMSERGKLASTMISVMGRLGNVDSARFVFDNAVNGGFGNTVYTYSALISAYGRSGLCQEAIGVFQMMKTQGLRPNLVSYNAVIDACAKAGVKFEVVNDIYDDMLSNGVDPDRITFNSMLAVCKGGLWKEAMRLVTEMGMRGIDQDVFTYNTLLDVICKVGKMDLAFDIMSEMTAKNVMPNVVTYSTVIDGFAKAGRLEDALAMFEEMKCAGIALDRVCYNASLSIFLKLGRFKDALNVCKEMESCGIRKDVVTYNALLGGFGKQGKYDEVRQVFEQMKNVRVFPNVLTYSTLIDVYSKGGLYREAMEVFREFKKAGLKADVVLYSGLIDALCKNGLVKSAVLLLDEMTKEGIRPNVVTYNTIIDAFGRSAGMDYLVDAINGGKTSMVSTYNSAARNHEGSEHNRVMKIFGQLAIEKSHNFREFNESRQELLCILGLFQKMHKLEIKPNVVTFSAILNACSRCNSLEDASMLLEELHLFDDRVYGVAHGLLTGSRDTIWIQALSLFDEVKQLDTSTASAFYNALTDVLWHFGQKRGAQLVVLEGKNRNVWENVWSTSCLDLHLMSSGAARAMVYAWLLNIRSVVLEGHELPKLLSILTGWGKHSKVVGDGALKRAIEGMLNGIGAPFHLAETNLGRFISQGTAVTAWLKKSGTLQVLLLQDVKTQPENRRLDQRPNLQPLPL, from the exons atggcGTCTTCTACTCCGCCTCATTGCTCAATCACAGCACCCTCAAAACCCCATCAAATAGCTAGTTCTTCATCTTCTCACAAAACCcttcaacaacaacagcaacctCATCTTCAACGACGCTTCACTTCCCAGAAAGTCTGTGCTTCTCCAAGAAATCCCGCCAATTCTCTCTCTAAAGCTAACAAAGCTcccaattttctctctcctcttcctaCCCCGAACAAAACCCATCTTTCCCCTGATTTTTCCGGCAAGAAATCCACCCGTTTTGTTTCCAAACTCCACTTTAATCGCCAAAGGTCGTCTCTTTCTACCCGCCATTCTCCTGTTGCTGAGGATTTCCTTACTCAATCTTCCGCCGCCACTGTGGATGATGATCAATTTCAGGTTTTGTTGATGGGGTTTCAAGCCAGGCTTTCTGGGTCTGAGGATTTTTGTTTTCTCCTTCGTGAGCTCGGTAATCGAGGTGAGTCTTCCAAAGCTGTTGTTTGCTATGACTTTGCTGTTCAGAGGGAGAGCAAGATGAGTGAGAGAGGTAAGTTGGCTAGTACTATGATTAGTGTTATGGGTAGATTAGGGAATGTTGATTCTGCTAGGTTTGTGTTTGATAATGCTGTTAATGGGGGTTTTGGTAATACAGTTTATACTTATTCTGCTTTGATTAGTGCTTATGGTAGGAGTGGATTGTGCCAAGAGGCAATTGGGGTTTTTCAGATGATGAAAACTCAAGGGTTGAGGCCTAATTTGGTGTCTTATAATGCTGTTATTGATGCTTGTGCTAAAGCTGGGGTTAAATTTGAGGTTGTTAATGATATTTATGATGATATGTTGAGTAATGGTGTTGACCCGGATCGAATTACTTTCAATTCTATGCTTGCTGTTTGCAAAGGTGGGTTGTGGAAAGAGGCTATGAGGTTGGTTACTGAGATGGGAATGAGGGGGATTGATCAAGATGTCTTTACTTATAATACCTTGTTGGATGTTATTTGTAAGGTAGGGAAGATGGATTTGGCTTTTGATATTATGTCCGAGATGACGGCCAAGAATGTAATGCCTAATGTAGTTACTTATAGTACCGTGATTGACGGGTTTGCTAAGGCCGGTAGGTTAGAGGATGCATTAGCTATGTTTGAGGAGATGAAGTGTGCGGGAATTGCTCTTGATAGGGTTTGTTACAATGCCTCTTTGTCTATCTTTTTAAAGTTGGGTAGGTTCAAGGATGCTCTCAATGTTTGCAAGGAGATGGAGAGTTGTGGCATTAGAAAGGATGTGGTGACTTACAATGCATTGTTAGGTGGATTTGGTAAACAAGGCAAGTATGATGAAGTTAGACAAGTGTTTGAGCAGATGAAAAATGTACGCGTTTTTCCTAATGTTCTGACTTACTCTACGCTGATTGACGTGTATTCTAAAGGGGGTCTATATAGGGAGGCAATGGAGGTTTTTAGAGAGTTTAAGAAAGCCGGTTTGAAGGCTGATGTTGTTCTTTACAGTGGCCTTATTGATGCTTTGTGCAAAAATGGGCTAGTGAAATCAGCTGTGCTTTTGCTTGATGAGATGACAAAGGAGGGAATCAGACCAAATGTAGTCACATACAATACTATAATCGATGCCTTTGGTCGATCCGCCGGAATGGACTACCTGGTTGATGCTATCAATGGTGGTAAAACTTCAATGGTGTCAACATATAATTCTGCTGCACGAAATCATGAAGGTAGTGAGCATAATAGAGTGATGAAGATCTTTGGGCAGCTAGCAATTGAAAAGTCTCATAATTTCAGAGAATTTAATGAGAGCAGACAGGAGCTCCTGTGCATCTTAGGACTCTTCCAGAAGATGCACAAACTTGAGATAAAGCCGAATGTGGTGACCTTTTCGGCTATTTTAAATGCTTGCAG CCGTTGTAACTCACTGGAAGATGCTTCTATGTTATTGGAAGAACTCCATCTGTTTGATGATCGCGTCTATGGTGTTGCTCATGGACTACTGACAGGATCCAGGGATACGATCTGGATTCAAGCACTCTCTTTGTTTGATGAAGTTAAGCAGTTGGATACTTCAACTGCATCTGCCTTCTATAATGCTCTAACTGATGTGTTGTGGCACTTTGGTCAA AAACGGGGAGCTCAATTAGTTGTGCTGGAAGGAAAGAACAGGAATGTTTGGGAAAATGTTTGGTCCACGTCTTGTTTGGATTTGCATTTGATGTCCTCTGGCGCTGCTCGGGCCATGGTATATGCTTGGTTATTAAACATTCGCTCTGTGGTTTTGGAAGGACATGAGCTGCCAAAGCTTTTAAG TATTCTGACTGGGTGGGGAAAACACAGCAAAGTAGTTGGTGACGGGGCACTGAAACGAGCCATTGAAGGGATGCTCAATGGCATAGGGGCACCTTTCCATTTGGCGGAGACCAACCTCGGTAGATTTATATCACAGGGGACAGCTGTCACCGCCTGGTTAAAGAAGTCCGGGACACTTCAGGTTCTGCTACTTCAGGATGTTAAAACTCAACCCGAGAACCGAAGATTGGATCAAAGGCCTAATCTACAGCCCCTTCCTTTGTAG